In Candidatus Eisenbacteria bacterium, one DNA window encodes the following:
- a CDS encoding trypsin-like serine protease translates to MRVESPRMRAMMLAGLVAVVASGGGFLAARTRFGGVGDAAAAGEISASRRTAVVTAAQRVSPSVVSVSVVASRVVRSDPFGGVLRDEFFDRFFPPTEYRQRIPGLGSGFIVDPGGTIMTNEHVVRDADDIKVTLSDGRQLKARLLGASPIYDVAVLKVDASGLPAVRLGDSDHLVVGEWAIAIGSPFGYLLSDTQPTVTAGVVSATRRDIKSEASNVGVYKNMIQTDAAINPGNSGGPLVNADGEVIGINSFIFTQGGGSIGLGFAIPINLGRRILGELQKYGRIRIAWPGFTVQAITPYLAQRLGFRDTEGLVVSRVDPDGPAARAGVKPGDRVRSVNERPIRNVDDAQRSIYGAEVGDRLKLELDRAGRSLTLTVTLEEAPRSGEVTN, encoded by the coding sequence ATGCGAGTCGAATCCCCGCGGATGCGCGCGATGATGCTGGCCGGACTGGTCGCGGTGGTTGCGAGCGGAGGCGGATTCCTCGCCGCGCGCACACGCTTCGGCGGCGTCGGCGACGCGGCGGCGGCCGGTGAGATCAGCGCTTCGCGCCGCACCGCGGTGGTGACCGCGGCACAACGCGTCAGTCCCTCGGTGGTGTCCGTCAGCGTGGTGGCGAGCCGCGTGGTGCGCTCGGATCCGTTCGGCGGCGTGCTGCGCGATGAATTCTTCGATCGCTTCTTCCCGCCGACCGAATACCGCCAGCGGATTCCGGGACTCGGGTCGGGGTTCATCGTGGATCCGGGTGGCACGATCATGACGAACGAGCACGTGGTGCGCGACGCCGACGACATCAAGGTCACGCTCTCGGACGGCCGTCAGCTGAAGGCGCGACTGCTGGGTGCGAGCCCGATCTACGATGTCGCGGTGCTCAAGGTCGACGCCAGCGGCTTGCCCGCGGTGCGGCTGGGCGACAGCGATCATCTGGTGGTGGGCGAGTGGGCCATCGCGATCGGGAGCCCGTTCGGCTACCTGCTGAGCGACACCCAGCCGACCGTGACGGCCGGGGTGGTGAGCGCCACGCGTCGCGACATCAAGTCCGAGGCCTCGAACGTCGGCGTGTACAAGAACATGATTCAGACCGATGCGGCGATCAATCCTGGCAACAGCGGAGGACCGCTCGTCAACGCCGACGGCGAGGTGATCGGCATCAACTCCTTCATCTTCACGCAGGGCGGCGGCTCGATCGGGCTCGGCTTCGCGATCCCGATCAACCTGGGACGCCGGATCCTCGGCGAGCTGCAGAAGTACGGCCGCATCCGGATCGCTTGGCCCGGCTTCACCGTCCAGGCGATCACGCCCTATCTCGCGCAGCGTCTCGGATTTCGCGATACCGAGGGACTCGTGGTTTCGCGCGTGGACCCGGATGGGCCGGCCGCGCGCGCCGGCGTCAAGCCCGGCGATCGCGTCCGCTCGGTCAACGAGCGCCCGATCCGAAACGTCGACGATGCTCAGCGCTCGATCTACGGCGCCGAGGTCGGCGATCGCCTGAAGCTCGAGCTGGATCGCGCCGGCCGTTCGCTCACGCTCACCGTCACGCTCGAAGAGGCGCCGCGCAGCGGCGAGGTCACGAATTGA
- the truA gene encoding tRNA pseudouridine(38-40) synthase TruA — protein MRTFRLDVAYDGTAFHGWQRQPGLRTVQGELERQLSEVLEEDVKTVGAGRTDTGVHAHGQVASFQSATRLPARALPHRLERGLGDDVRVTAASEAMSDFDARRSARARRYRYRLLDAEDVLWGRFAWCPRQRFDGAALADATRGLEGEHDFSAFRASGGAPTSPRCHMLSIGWERWEAGWRLELAADHFLYHMVRNIVGTALAASRTSDPHAAMRAVLESRERSRGGETAPPQGLSLEEVRYA, from the coding sequence ATGCGAACGTTCCGGCTCGACGTCGCCTACGATGGAACGGCGTTTCACGGCTGGCAGCGTCAACCCGGATTGCGAACCGTGCAGGGCGAGCTCGAACGGCAACTCTCGGAAGTACTGGAGGAAGACGTGAAGACCGTCGGCGCCGGACGCACCGATACCGGAGTTCACGCCCATGGTCAGGTGGCGAGCTTCCAGAGCGCAACGCGATTGCCGGCGCGAGCGCTTCCGCATCGGTTGGAGCGCGGACTTGGCGACGATGTTCGCGTCACCGCGGCGAGTGAGGCGATGTCCGATTTCGATGCGCGGCGCTCGGCGCGCGCGCGCCGCTATCGCTATCGGCTGCTCGACGCCGAGGACGTGCTGTGGGGCCGTTTCGCCTGGTGCCCGCGGCAGCGGTTCGACGGCGCGGCGCTGGCGGATGCGACCCGCGGGCTCGAGGGGGAGCACGATTTCAGCGCGTTCCGCGCCAGCGGAGGTGCTCCGACTTCGCCGCGCTGTCACATGCTGTCGATCGGCTGGGAACGGTGGGAGGCGGGCTGGCGGCTCGAGCTCGCCGCCGATCATTTCCTCTACCACATGGTTCGCAACATCGTCGGCACCGCGCTCGCAGCGAGCCGGACGTCGGATCCGCATGCGGCGATGCGCGCGGTGCTCGAGAGTCGAGAGCGTTCACGCGGCGGCGAAACGGCGCCGCCCCAGGGTCTGAGTCTCGAAGAAGTGAGGTATGCCTGA
- a CDS encoding aspartate-semialdehyde dehydrogenase — translation MIWRVAILGATGLVGRTMRTVLEERGFPVAELRLFASERSEARTLDFGGQAHAVQPVSAAGFDGVDLALFACSNAVSEEWAPIARARAVRVVDNSSAFRDHPEIPLVVPEINGALLDAEPTLVANPNCTMIMVALALAPLARAVGLEAVEIASYQSVSGAGSAAVEELERGIRAGLEGPVPERLDGGAPFAFNVVPHIDRFEANGYTREEMKVMTETRKVLGLPLLPMHCTAVRVPVRIGHAAAVTARLGRALDPAAARELWRAAPGVEVLDDPAASRYPTSLAAVGRDVILVGRVRTALHEPRTLAFFVSSDNLRKGAATNAVQIAERLLRVATARSEKGA, via the coding sequence ATGATCTGGCGCGTCGCCATCTTAGGCGCCACCGGTCTGGTCGGCCGTACGATGCGGACCGTGCTCGAGGAACGGGGTTTCCCGGTCGCGGAGCTGCGATTGTTCGCGAGCGAACGCAGCGAGGCCCGCACGCTGGACTTCGGCGGGCAGGCGCATGCGGTGCAGCCGGTCTCGGCGGCCGGATTCGACGGCGTCGACCTGGCGCTGTTCGCCTGCTCCAACGCGGTGAGCGAAGAATGGGCGCCGATTGCGCGCGCGCGCGCGGTGCGGGTGGTCGACAACAGCAGCGCGTTTCGTGATCACCCCGAGATCCCTCTGGTGGTGCCCGAGATCAACGGCGCACTGCTCGACGCCGAGCCCACGCTGGTCGCCAACCCGAATTGCACCATGATCATGGTCGCGCTCGCGCTCGCGCCGCTCGCCCGCGCGGTGGGTCTCGAAGCGGTCGAGATCGCGAGCTATCAGTCGGTCTCGGGCGCGGGGTCCGCGGCGGTCGAAGAACTGGAACGCGGGATCCGGGCGGGGCTCGAGGGTCCGGTTCCCGAGCGACTCGACGGCGGGGCTCCGTTCGCGTTCAACGTCGTTCCGCACATCGATCGATTCGAGGCGAACGGCTACACGCGAGAGGAAATGAAGGTGATGACCGAAACGCGAAAGGTTCTGGGCCTGCCGTTGCTGCCGATGCATTGCACCGCGGTGCGGGTGCCGGTTCGGATCGGGCACGCAGCGGCCGTCACTGCGCGACTCGGCCGCGCGCTCGATCCGGCCGCAGCGCGCGAACTATGGCGTGCCGCCCCGGGTGTCGAAGTGCTGGACGATCCCGCCGCCTCGCGCTACCCGACGTCGCTCGCCGCCGTCGGCAGAGACGTCATCCTGGTTGGCCGCGTCCGTACCGCGCTGCACGAACCGCGCACGCTCGCGTTCTTCGTCAGCAGCGACAACCTCCGCAAGGGGGCAGCGACGAACGCCGTGCAGATCGCCGAGCGGCTGTTGAGGGTGGCCACGGCGCGAAGCGAGAAAGGCGCGTGA